A single window of Nicotiana tomentosiformis chromosome 1, ASM39032v3, whole genome shotgun sequence DNA harbors:
- the LOC138908494 gene encoding uncharacterized protein, producing MLRACVTNFGGLWVPFLPLVEFAYNNNYQSSIQMAPYKVLYRRQCRSPVVWFKPGEARLLGTDLVQDALDKVKLIQYRLHTAQSRKKSYADQKVLDVSYMVGVKVLLKVSPIKGVMRFGKKGKKSPRYIRSFEALRGLERWLTSLPCHLVYRVCIQYSYFYAPEVCRRSVSCFGFQHSSVGW from the coding sequence atgctacgcgcttgtgtcactAATTTTGGGGGTTTATGGGTTCCATTTCTgccgcttgtggagtttgcctacaacaacaactaccagtcgagcattcagatggctccatataaggttTTGTATAGGAGACAGTGTCGATCTCCGGTGGTTTGGTttaagccgggtgaggctaggctactgggtactgacttggttcaagatgcattggacaaggttaaattgattcagtatCGGCTTCACACGGctcagtctaggaagaagagttacgccgatcaGAAGGTTCttgatgtttcttacatggttggggtgAAGGTTCTGCTTAAGGtctcacccataaagggtgttatgagattcgggaagaagggtaagaaGAGCCCTCGGTACATTAGGTCATTTGAGGCActtagaggattggagaggtggcttacaagcttgccttgccacctagtttatcgagtgtgcatccagtattcaTATTTCTATGCAccagaagtatgtcggcgatccgtctcatgttttggatttcagcacagttcagttggatggtga